In Macadamia integrifolia cultivar HAES 741 chromosome 5, SCU_Mint_v3, whole genome shotgun sequence, a single window of DNA contains:
- the LOC122080016 gene encoding CRS2-associated factor 1, mitochondrial isoform X1: MFFSRISRQKLKLSITLISPRLFSSSIPSSSKLKEYSFKPPVSLGGGGGGQPYQNPNPNGNLDAGNEFKQNNKKKQKPLYRPPSSLDRTGLKPLHSDIPFDFRFSYTESSPIVRPIGLREPKYSPFGPGRLDRPWTGVCAPAIDPTVKSVDENAELELEEKRRKWRETIQGEPLTAAERKILVERCQRNRTKRQINLGRDGLTHNMLNDIHNHWKHTEAVRIKCLGVPTVDMKNVCIQLEDKTGGKIIHRQGGLVVLYRGRNYNPKKRPIIPLMLWKPHEPVYPKLVKTVIDGLTVEETKEMRKRGLAVSPLTKLAKNGFYGSLVPMVRDAFLVDELVRIDCKGLERSDYKKIGCKLRDLVPCILVTFEKEQVVVWRGKNYCPTGAGEFLSDREYFDIGRGNSDSECELHSSDSRSEALMQ; the protein is encoded by the exons ATGTTTTTCAGTCGAATTTCCCGCCAGAAATTGAAGCTCTCCATCACTCTCATCTCACCCCGTCTTTTCTCATCCTCAATCCCTTCTTCTTCAAAGCTCAAAGAGTACTCATTCAAACCCCCAGTCTCTCttggtgggggagggggaggacaACCttatcaaaaccctaaccccaacgGTAACCTTGATGCCGGAAACGAATTCAAGCAGAACAATAAGAAGAAGCAGAAACCCTTGTATCGCCCACCATCTTCGCTGGATCGCACTGGTTTAAAGCCGCTGCATTCTGATATACCCTTCGATTTCAGGTTCAGCTACACGGAGAGTAGTCCTATAGTAAGACCGATTGGATTGCGTGAGCCCAAGTATTCCCCTTTCGGGCCTGGTCGGCTTGACCGTCCCTGGACTGGGGTCTGTGCTCCTGCTATTGATCCGACTGTGAAGTCTGTGGACGAGAATGCCGAGTTGGAGTTGGAGGAGAAGAGGCGGAAATGGAGAGAGACGATTCAAGGGGAGCCTCTCACTGCTGCTGAGAGGAAAATTCTTGTGGAGAGATGCCAGAGGAATAGAACCAAACGGCAAATTAATCTGG GTAGGGATGGTCTGACTCACAACATGCTGAACGACATTCATAATCACTGGAAGCATACAGAGGCTGTTCGGATAAAGTGTCTTGGTGTGCCCACTGTTGACATGAAAAATGTCTGCATTCAACTTGAG GATAAAACTGGTGGGAAGATCATACATAGACAGGGTGGTCTTGTTGTCTTGTACAGAGGGAGGAATTATAATCCCAAGAAAAGGCCTATTATTCCATTGATGCTGTGGAAGCCCCATGAACCTGTTTATCCAAAGTTGGTCAAAACTGTGATTGATGGTTTGACAGTGGAAGAaacaaaggaaatgaggaaGAGAGGCTTGGCAGTTTCACCTTTAACAAAGCTTG CGAAGAATGGTTTTTATGGTAGTCTTGTTCCGATGGTCCGAGATGCTTTCCTCGTAGATGAGCTGGTTCGTATAGATTGCAAAGGCCTTGAGAGGAGTGACTACAAGAAAATAGGCTGCAAACTAAGG GATTTGGTTCCTTGTATCCTTGTGACATTTGAAAAGGAGCAGGTTGTTGTGTGGAGGGGGAAGAACTATTGCCCAACAGGAGCAGGGGAGTTCCTTAGTGATCGTGAATACTTTGACATTGGCCGAGGGAACTCCGACTCTGAATGTGAGTTGCATTCTTCTGACAGCAGATCAGAGGCTTTGATGCAGTGA
- the LOC122080016 gene encoding CRS2-associated factor 1, mitochondrial isoform X2 has translation MFFSRISRQKLKLSITLISPRLFSSSIPSSSKLKEYSFKPPVSLGGGGGGQPYQNPNPNGNLDAGNEFKQNNKKKQKPLYRPPSSLDRTGLKPLHSDIPFDFRFSYTESSPIVRPIGLREPKYSPFGPGRLDRPWTGVCAPAIDPTVKSVDENAELELEEKRRKWRETIQGEPLTAAERKILVERCQRNRTKRQINLGRDGLTHNMLNDIHNHWKHTEAVRIKCLGVPTVDMKNVCIQLEDKTGGKIIHRQGGLVVLYRGRNYNPKKRPIIPLMLWKPHEPVYPKLVKTVIDGLTVEETKEMRKRGLAVSPLTKLAKNGFYGSLVPMVRDAFLVDELVRIDCKGLERSDYKKIGCKLRIRMRQENLFL, from the exons ATGTTTTTCAGTCGAATTTCCCGCCAGAAATTGAAGCTCTCCATCACTCTCATCTCACCCCGTCTTTTCTCATCCTCAATCCCTTCTTCTTCAAAGCTCAAAGAGTACTCATTCAAACCCCCAGTCTCTCttggtgggggagggggaggacaACCttatcaaaaccctaaccccaacgGTAACCTTGATGCCGGAAACGAATTCAAGCAGAACAATAAGAAGAAGCAGAAACCCTTGTATCGCCCACCATCTTCGCTGGATCGCACTGGTTTAAAGCCGCTGCATTCTGATATACCCTTCGATTTCAGGTTCAGCTACACGGAGAGTAGTCCTATAGTAAGACCGATTGGATTGCGTGAGCCCAAGTATTCCCCTTTCGGGCCTGGTCGGCTTGACCGTCCCTGGACTGGGGTCTGTGCTCCTGCTATTGATCCGACTGTGAAGTCTGTGGACGAGAATGCCGAGTTGGAGTTGGAGGAGAAGAGGCGGAAATGGAGAGAGACGATTCAAGGGGAGCCTCTCACTGCTGCTGAGAGGAAAATTCTTGTGGAGAGATGCCAGAGGAATAGAACCAAACGGCAAATTAATCTGG GTAGGGATGGTCTGACTCACAACATGCTGAACGACATTCATAATCACTGGAAGCATACAGAGGCTGTTCGGATAAAGTGTCTTGGTGTGCCCACTGTTGACATGAAAAATGTCTGCATTCAACTTGAG GATAAAACTGGTGGGAAGATCATACATAGACAGGGTGGTCTTGTTGTCTTGTACAGAGGGAGGAATTATAATCCCAAGAAAAGGCCTATTATTCCATTGATGCTGTGGAAGCCCCATGAACCTGTTTATCCAAAGTTGGTCAAAACTGTGATTGATGGTTTGACAGTGGAAGAaacaaaggaaatgaggaaGAGAGGCTTGGCAGTTTCACCTTTAACAAAGCTTG CGAAGAATGGTTTTTATGGTAGTCTTGTTCCGATGGTCCGAGATGCTTTCCTCGTAGATGAGCTGGTTCGTATAGATTGCAAAGGCCTTGAGAGGAGTGACTACAAGAAAATAGGCTGCAAACTAAGG ATTAGGATGAGGCAGGAAAATCTTTTTTTGTAA